Proteins co-encoded in one Equus przewalskii isolate Varuska chromosome 27, EquPr2, whole genome shotgun sequence genomic window:
- the RRP1B gene encoding ribosomal RNA processing protein 1 homolog B isoform X2 has protein sequence MERALLLHVGAGRTPSAEHLFMQTFWQTVNREWKGIDRLRLDKYYLLIRLVLRQSFEVLKRTGWEESRIKLFLDVLMKEVLHPESQSPNGVKFHFVTIYLDELSKVGGKELLADQNLKFIDPFCKIAAKTKDQTLVQTIARGVFEVIVDQSPFVPEETVEEQKTEVGDGDLSEDDMPENEMTWRKTISKKKTALGRCHSRKGGVGDEGERDGCRSSENTGPLLQFDYKAVADRLLEITSRKNIPPFNRKRLSRLIKKFRGLSEGSVPQLSFAEDVSADEDDQTLSQGRHKKKGSKLLETSSMEREKGNRFFLAEEEKSKSCVQKRKRKKKKRRHLQPASAGPEGEAAAPEQNGGSGPEAGPGGAQEASVAAPRAAALPSPLGQSSVEHPLMHSRRKRPRKRSAGLQRESTEVAASPLEDVSQGGPCSARSQRPAPQASPAGGAPVLKKRKLGALPVNGRGPPTLAWPPPQKEGPLANPADGGACPATLPQGGRLKKKKGEPGTLNLYDPSSQKTAILKKRKKMKEMSNLVEHSGVLESEVKLIRALGSRGAFGPSKKKKMRRENDFVKFDAPFLPKPLFFRKAKSSTAASSPNPAVQLYKTPSSSKKVTFGLNRNMTAEFKKTDKSILVSPTGPSRVAFNPEQRPLHGVLKTPRSSPASTPLGTKKPLSATPKRRPTAMDFF, from the exons AGCATCTCTTCATGCAGACGTTCTGGCAAACCGTGAATCGAGAGTGGAAGGGGATAGACAGGCTGCGCCTGGACAAGTACTACCTG CTGATCCGTCTGGTCCTGAGGCAGTCCTTTGAAGTTCTGAAGCGAACTGGCTGGGAAGAAAG CCGAATCAAGCTCTTTCTCGATGTCTTGATGAAGGAAGTCCTGCATCCTGAGAGTCAGTCTCCTAATGGAGTGAAATTCCACTTCGTTACTATTTATCTGGATGAACTGTCcaaagtgggagggaaggag CTTTTGGCAGATCAGAATCTTAAGTTTATTGATCCATTCTGCAAAATTGCTGCCAAGACTAAGGA CCAGACATTGGTACAGACTATAGCTAGGGGTGTTTTTGAAGTCATTGTAGATCAGTCTCCTTTTGTACCTGAAGAGACAGTGGAGGAACAGAAAACCGAAGTGGGTGATGGTGACCTCTCTGAAGACGACATGCCTGAAAACGAGATGACATGGAGGAAAACCATCAGTAAAAAGAAGACAG CCCTGGGCAGATGTCACTCCAGAAAAGGTGGTGTTGGTGATGAAGGTGAAAGAGATGGTTGCCGAAGCTCGGAGAACACTGGGCCGCTTCTCCAG TTTGACTATAAGGCTGTTGCTGACCGACTCCTGGAAATAACCAGCAGGAAAAACATCCCTCCCTTCAACAGGAAGCGTCTCTCCAGACTAATCAAAAA atttcgAGGTCTTTCTGAAG GCAGTGTACCTCAACTCAGTTTTGCTGAGGATGTTTCTGCTGATGAGGATGACCAAACCCTCAGTCAAGGAAGgcataagaaaaaaggaagtaaactTTTAGAGACAAGcagcatggagagagagaaag gaAACAGGTTCTTTCTTGCTGAGGAGGAAAAGAGTAAAAGCTGCgttcagaagagaaaaaggaaaaagaagaagaggcgCCACCTCCAGCCTGCGAGCGCAGGGCCGGAGGGCGAGGCCGCGGCCCCAGAGCAGAATGGGGGCAGTGGGCCAGAGGCAGGGCCGGGAGGAgcccaggaggccagtgtggctgcgcCGCGGgcagcagccctgcccagccccctggggCAGAGCAGCGTGGAGCACCCACTAATGCACAGCAGGAGGAAACGGCCGAGGAAGAGGAGCGCAGGGCTCCAGAGGGAGAGCACAGAAGTGGCAGCGTCGCCTCTGGAGGATGTGTCTCAGGGTGGCCCCTGCAGTGCCCGTTCTCAGAGACCTGCCCCACAAGCCTCCCCAGCCGGCGGAGCCCCCGTCCTGAAGAAGCGGAAGCTCGGAGCGCTCCCAGTCAATGGCCGTGGCCCGCCCACGCTGGCCTGGCCCCCGCCCCAGAAGGAGGGCCCTCTGGCGAACCCAGCAGATGGAGGGGCTTGCCCAGCCACCCTGCCCCAGGGCGGGAgactgaagaagaagaagggggagcCTGGCACCCTTAACCTCTATGACCCGTCCAGTCAGAAAACTGCcatcttgaaaaagaggaagaaaatgaaagagatgtcCAACTTGGTGGAACACAGTGGAGTGCTGGAATCCGAAGTCAAGCTCATCCGGGCTCTG GGCTCCCGTGGGGCTTTCGGCCCTtcgaagaagaagaagatgaggagagagaatgacTTTGTGAAGTTTGACGCCCCCTTCCTACCAAAGCCCCTGTTCTTCAGAAAAGCTAAGAGCAGCACTGCCGCCTCCTCTCCGAACCCTGCCGTGCAG CTGTACAAAACACCGTCCAGCTCCAAGAAGGTCACCTTCGGCCTGAACAGAAACATGACTGCAG AATTCAAGAAGACGGACAAGAGCATCCTGGTCAGTCCCACAGGCCCCTCCCGAGTGGCCTTCAACCCTGAGCAGAGACCCCTCCATGGGGTGCTGAAGACCCCCAGGAGCTCACCTGCCAGCACCCCCCTGGGGACCAAGAAACCGCTGAGCGCCACACCAAAGAGAAGGCCGACAGCTATGGACTTCTTCTAG